One window from the genome of Streptomyces cadmiisoli encodes:
- a CDS encoding Re/Si-specific NAD(P)(+) transhydrogenase subunit alpha, which translates to MLIGIVSEARSGETRVAATPATVVQLVKLGYEVVVEPGAGVLSSFPDDAYAEAGARVGDPLAADVVLGVNALTTSQLDELKPGTTVMGIMSPAFDPELVEDLATRPITALAMDAVPRISRAQSLDVLSSMANIAGYRAVVEAAHVFGRFFTGQVTAAGKVPPAKVLVCGAGVAGLAAIGAAGSLGAVVYATDPRPEVADQVRSLGGEYLSAEAADSAEVEVSATGYAKEMSDDYNTRAAQLYRDRITEMDIVITTAQIPGRSAPTLITADMVASMRPGSVIVDMAAATGGNVEGTVRDEAVVTANGVTVIGYTDLPGRLPAQASQLYGTNLVNLIKLMTPDKDGLLVLDFDDVVQRSMTVVRDGESTWPPPPVQVSAAPAAAPATASPAVKPVAAQAQPMSTRRRSTMVGIGATVLFLCAALSPAALLGHLTVFALAIVIGYYVIGHVHHALHTPLMSVTNAISGIIVVGALLQIGHDDTPNGTVVMVLSAFAILLASVNIVGGFAVTRRMLSMFSRS; encoded by the coding sequence ATGCTGATCGGAATCGTGAGCGAAGCCCGCAGTGGCGAGACGCGGGTTGCCGCGACTCCCGCCACGGTGGTCCAGCTGGTGAAGCTGGGGTACGAGGTCGTGGTCGAGCCGGGTGCTGGTGTGTTGTCGAGCTTCCCGGACGACGCGTATGCCGAGGCCGGCGCGAGGGTGGGAGACCCGCTGGCGGCGGACGTCGTGCTCGGCGTGAACGCCCTGACGACATCGCAGTTGGACGAGTTGAAGCCGGGTACGACGGTCATGGGCATCATGAGCCCGGCGTTCGACCCCGAGTTGGTCGAGGATCTGGCGACGCGGCCGATCACGGCGCTGGCGATGGACGCGGTGCCCCGTATCTCCCGCGCGCAGTCCTTGGACGTGCTGTCCTCGATGGCGAACATCGCCGGATACCGCGCGGTGGTGGAGGCGGCCCATGTCTTCGGCCGCTTCTTCACCGGCCAGGTGACCGCCGCGGGCAAGGTGCCGCCGGCCAAGGTGCTCGTCTGCGGCGCCGGGGTGGCGGGTCTGGCCGCGATCGGAGCGGCGGGGAGCCTGGGCGCCGTCGTGTACGCGACCGATCCGCGGCCGGAGGTCGCCGACCAGGTCAGGTCGCTGGGCGGCGAGTACCTCTCGGCCGAGGCCGCGGACTCCGCCGAGGTGGAGGTGTCGGCGACGGGTTACGCCAAGGAGATGTCGGACGACTACAACACCCGTGCGGCGCAGCTGTACCGCGACCGGATCACGGAGATGGACATCGTGATCACGACAGCGCAGATCCCGGGCCGGTCGGCGCCCACGCTGATCACGGCGGACATGGTGGCGTCGATGCGACCGGGCAGCGTGATCGTGGACATGGCCGCCGCGACCGGCGGCAACGTCGAGGGCACGGTCCGGGACGAGGCCGTGGTCACCGCCAACGGCGTGACGGTCATCGGGTACACCGACCTTCCCGGCCGCCTGCCCGCGCAGGCCTCCCAGCTCTACGGCACCAATCTGGTCAACCTGATCAAGCTGATGACGCCGGACAAGGACGGCCTGCTGGTGCTGGACTTCGACGACGTGGTGCAGCGGTCGATGACCGTGGTGCGCGACGGCGAGTCGACCTGGCCGCCACCGCCCGTCCAGGTGTCGGCCGCTCCGGCGGCCGCCCCCGCGACGGCATCGCCCGCCGTGAAGCCGGTGGCCGCGCAGGCGCAGCCCATGTCGACCCGGCGACGGTCCACGATGGTCGGCATCGGTGCCACCGTGCTGTTCCTGTGCGCGGCCCTGTCCCCGGCGGCGCTCCTCGGGCATCTGACGGTGTTCGCGCTGGCGATAGTGATCGGCTACTACGTGATCGGGCACGTGCACCACGCCCTGCACACGCCGCTGATGAGCGTGACCAACGCGATCTCGGGGATCATCGTCGTCGGTGCCCTGCTCCAGATCGGGCACGATGACACGCCGAACGGCACGGTGGTCATGGTGCTGTCGGCCTTCGCGATCCTGCTGGCCTCGGTCAACATCGTCGGTGGTTTCGCAGTGACCCGCCGGATGCTCTCCATGTTCTCGAGAAGCTGA
- a CDS encoding FAD-binding oxidoreductase: MSASTEPRTHSDFPADFRGTILRPGDDEYDTARALYQGRAADEGPALIARCSDEDDVAAVLRYASAHNVPVAVRGGGHGSDGYAMPGGALVVDLSGMRSVTVDPQTRVVRAQPGVKLGEMDAAAQEHGLAVPAGTVSSTGVAGLTLGGGIGYLMRRYGATVDNLLACDMITVDGRKVRADATENPELFWALRGGGGNFGVVTSLEYRAHPVGPEVVAGKLIFPIDQAAEVLGKLAVHGATAPRELGLLVAIADAPPLPMLPEDVHGKPVLILVVVYTGEPDTADEVVRPLAELGRPLADLVGRTTWVQANSMLDAVAPYGMRMNLRGGYLPALTDDAVDVLLEHVATLPANPGDIYSINISFMGGAISEDVDEDATAFSRAGAAWLWEAICKWDAPESDASYDQWATTLTEAMQPHALTNGYANLSDDLGEEWRRGVHGSEAKHQRLRAVKAAFDPQNLLRFNKNIAPATSD, encoded by the coding sequence ATGAGCGCGTCCACCGAACCCCGCACTCACTCCGACTTCCCCGCCGATTTCCGCGGCACGATCCTGCGGCCCGGCGACGACGAGTACGACACGGCGCGTGCCCTGTACCAGGGCCGCGCCGCGGACGAGGGCCCCGCGCTGATCGCGCGGTGCTCCGACGAGGACGACGTCGCGGCCGTGCTCCGCTACGCCTCGGCCCACAACGTCCCGGTGGCCGTGCGCGGCGGCGGGCACGGCTCGGACGGCTACGCGATGCCCGGTGGCGCGCTGGTCGTCGACCTCTCGGGAATGCGGTCGGTCACGGTCGACCCGCAGACCCGGGTGGTACGGGCCCAACCGGGCGTCAAGCTCGGCGAGATGGACGCCGCAGCGCAGGAACACGGCCTGGCCGTACCCGCCGGGACGGTCAGCAGCACCGGCGTCGCCGGGCTGACCCTGGGCGGCGGCATCGGCTACCTGATGCGGCGCTACGGCGCCACCGTCGACAATCTGCTGGCCTGCGACATGATCACCGTGGACGGGCGCAAGGTCCGCGCCGACGCGACCGAGAACCCCGAGCTGTTCTGGGCGCTGCGCGGCGGAGGCGGCAACTTCGGGGTCGTCACCTCGCTCGAGTACCGGGCCCACCCGGTCGGTCCCGAGGTCGTCGCCGGAAAGCTGATCTTCCCCATCGACCAGGCCGCCGAGGTCCTCGGCAAGCTCGCGGTGCACGGTGCCACCGCCCCGCGGGAGTTGGGCCTGCTGGTCGCGATCGCCGACGCTCCCCCGCTGCCGATGCTGCCGGAGGACGTGCACGGCAAGCCGGTGCTGATTCTCGTCGTGGTCTACACCGGGGAACCGGACACGGCCGACGAGGTCGTCCGGCCGCTCGCCGAGCTCGGCCGGCCGCTGGCCGACCTGGTGGGGAGGACCACGTGGGTCCAGGCGAACAGCATGCTCGACGCCGTCGCCCCGTACGGCATGCGGATGAACCTGCGCGGCGGCTACCTGCCGGCACTGACCGACGACGCCGTCGACGTACTGCTGGAGCACGTGGCCACCCTGCCGGCGAACCCCGGTGACATCTACTCCATCAACATCTCGTTCATGGGCGGGGCGATCTCCGAGGACGTCGACGAGGACGCCACGGCCTTCTCCCGCGCGGGAGCGGCCTGGCTGTGGGAAGCCATCTGCAAGTGGGACGCCCCCGAGTCCGACGCGTCGTACGACCAGTGGGCGACGACACTCACCGAGGCGATGCAGCCGCACGCGCTGACGAACGGCTACGCCAACCTCTCCGACGACCTGGGCGAGGAGTGGCGGCGCGGAGTGCACGGCAGCGAGGCCAAGCACCAGCGGCTGCGTGCGGTCAAGGCCGCCTTTGACCCGCAGAACCTGCTCCGCTTCAACAAGAACATCGCGCCCGCGACCTCCGACTGA
- a CDS encoding GntR family transcriptional regulator gives MSPAHARDPRGSDSVRSQHIAGILRGEILAGDLKPGTWLRQDELAARLGASRIPVREALRILESEGLTESFPNRGARVPVLSLEEVNTYYRMRERLEPLTLTESLSHLSEEQLTRLERIQDEIENQSDVNRFLLLDRDFHMTSYSGCPSVHLLAMTERLWNSTQHYRRAFMILADPDRAMIVNAEHRLILDAVRRRDPEDCERYLAGHIRRTRVELTAHPELFVAVDEAGGKSATS, from the coding sequence TTGAGTCCTGCGCACGCTCGCGATCCGCGCGGGTCGGACAGTGTCAGGAGTCAGCACATCGCCGGCATCCTCCGCGGTGAGATCCTCGCCGGTGATCTGAAGCCCGGCACCTGGTTGCGTCAGGACGAACTCGCGGCGCGCCTCGGTGCGAGCCGGATTCCGGTCCGTGAAGCGCTGCGGATCCTGGAGTCCGAGGGGCTGACCGAGTCGTTCCCGAATCGCGGGGCGCGGGTTCCCGTGCTCAGCCTCGAGGAGGTCAACACCTATTACCGGATGCGCGAGCGGCTGGAGCCGCTGACTCTGACCGAGAGCCTGTCCCATCTCTCCGAGGAGCAGCTGACCCGCCTGGAGCGCATCCAGGACGAGATCGAGAACCAGAGCGACGTCAATCGGTTCCTGCTGCTGGACCGCGACTTCCACATGACGTCCTACTCGGGTTGCCCGAGCGTCCATCTGCTGGCCATGACGGAGCGTCTGTGGAACTCCACCCAGCACTATCGCCGGGCGTTCATGATCCTGGCCGATCCTGACCGGGCGATGATCGTCAACGCCGAGCACCGGCTGATCCTCGACGCCGTGCGGCGGCGCGATCCCGAGGACTGTGAGCGCTACCTCGCGGGCCACATCCGCCGCACCCGAGTCGAACTCACCGCCCACCCGGAGCTGTTCGTCGCAGTCGACGAAGCGGGCGGGAAGTCCGCAACCTCCTGA
- a CDS encoding carboxymuconolactone decarboxylase family protein yields MSLVPLLTAEQFSAADQPVLEQAVKTYGEVLNTWAGIGNSPGLLATYLPFLGRLNGAGALDGRVKDLVAVRIAVLNHCRYTASHRSTSALAKGVEVDELAAVADGEFKGFTERERLALQLAEEMTIELPKVPVADGPTGVSTGVRDEAQRVFSDAELVELVMCISMWNALSRFHRVMAFELDMPAPPAPVDSRI; encoded by the coding sequence ATGTCACTGGTGCCCCTCCTCACGGCCGAGCAGTTCTCCGCGGCCGACCAGCCCGTTCTCGAACAGGCCGTGAAAACGTACGGGGAAGTGCTGAACACGTGGGCGGGCATCGGGAACAGCCCCGGACTGCTCGCCACCTACCTGCCCTTCCTGGGGCGGCTCAACGGGGCCGGCGCCCTGGACGGCCGGGTGAAGGACCTGGTCGCCGTACGCATCGCCGTGCTCAACCACTGCCGCTACACGGCGAGCCACCGCAGCACCTCCGCCCTGGCCAAGGGAGTGGAGGTGGACGAACTCGCGGCCGTCGCCGACGGGGAGTTCAAGGGCTTCACCGAGCGGGAGCGGCTGGCTCTGCAGCTGGCCGAGGAAATGACGATCGAGCTTCCGAAGGTCCCCGTGGCGGACGGCCCGACCGGTGTGTCGACGGGAGTCCGCGACGAGGCGCAGCGGGTGTTCAGCGACGCGGAGCTGGTCGAGCTCGTCATGTGCATCAGCATGTGGAACGCCCTCTCGCGCTTCCACCGTGTCATGGCCTTCGAGCTCGACATGCCGGCGCCGCCCGCACCGGTGGACTCCCGGATCTGA
- a CDS encoding NADP-dependent succinic semialdehyde dehydrogenase, whose translation MPIATVNPATGELIEEFTALTKEQVEERLSRAEAAAATLRATDFATRARWMQAAADLVEADAGRTARMLTIEMGKPIAQARAEVLKCAHAMRFYADNAESLLADQPLADPGKVNASAAYTTYAPLGVVLAVMPWNYPMWQVIRFAAPALMAGNVGLLKHASNVPQSAMYLDTLFERAGFPAGSFQSLLIGAAGVESVLRDRRVAAATLTGSEPAGRSVAAVAGSEVKKVVLELGGSDPFIVLPSADVRAAARTAVTARTINNGQSCIAAKRFIVHTDVYDEFVEAFVADTKALTVGDPLDEETDIGPIATKSGRRELVELVEDAVAKGAVLRCGGSAVGTEGWFFEPAVLEEVTPAMRVYGEEAFGPLAVVHRVDSVEQAAELANDTTFGLSSSVWTADPDEERHLIGRLEAGAVFVNGMSVSYPELPFGGVKDSGIGRELAAEGIREFCNLKTVWKR comes from the coding sequence GTGCCCATCGCCACCGTAAACCCCGCCACCGGTGAGCTCATCGAAGAGTTCACCGCCCTCACGAAGGAACAGGTCGAAGAGCGGCTTTCGCGGGCGGAAGCCGCGGCCGCGACGCTCCGGGCCACCGACTTCGCCACCCGCGCCCGGTGGATGCAGGCGGCCGCCGACCTCGTCGAGGCCGACGCCGGCCGGACGGCGCGCATGCTCACGATCGAGATGGGAAAGCCGATCGCGCAGGCCCGCGCCGAGGTCCTCAAGTGCGCGCACGCGATGAGGTTCTACGCCGACAACGCCGAAAGCCTGCTCGCCGACCAGCCGCTCGCCGACCCGGGCAAGGTCAACGCTTCGGCCGCCTACACCACGTACGCGCCGCTCGGCGTCGTTCTCGCCGTGATGCCGTGGAACTACCCGATGTGGCAGGTGATCCGCTTCGCCGCACCGGCGCTGATGGCCGGCAATGTCGGCCTGCTCAAGCACGCCTCGAACGTGCCGCAGTCCGCGATGTACCTCGACACCCTCTTCGAACGGGCGGGCTTCCCCGCCGGATCGTTCCAGAGCCTGCTCATCGGCGCGGCCGGTGTCGAGTCGGTGCTCCGTGACCGGCGCGTGGCCGCGGCCACCCTGACCGGCTCCGAGCCGGCCGGCCGGTCGGTCGCGGCGGTCGCGGGCTCCGAGGTGAAGAAGGTGGTGCTGGAGCTGGGCGGGTCCGACCCGTTCATCGTGCTGCCCTCGGCCGATGTCCGCGCCGCGGCCCGCACCGCCGTGACCGCGCGCACCATCAACAACGGTCAGTCCTGCATCGCGGCCAAGCGGTTCATCGTCCACACGGACGTGTACGACGAGTTCGTCGAGGCCTTTGTCGCGGACACCAAGGCGCTGACCGTCGGTGATCCGCTCGACGAGGAGACCGACATCGGTCCGATCGCCACGAAGTCCGGCCGGCGCGAGCTCGTCGAGCTGGTCGAGGACGCCGTGGCGAAGGGCGCCGTCCTGCGGTGCGGTGGGTCCGCGGTGGGCACCGAGGGGTGGTTCTTCGAGCCGGCGGTGCTGGAGGAGGTCACCCCGGCGATGCGGGTGTACGGCGAGGAGGCCTTCGGGCCGCTGGCGGTGGTCCACCGGGTCGACAGCGTCGAGCAGGCCGCGGAGCTCGCCAACGACACCACCTTCGGCCTCAGCTCGTCGGTGTGGACCGCGGACCCCGACGAGGAGCGTCACCTGATCGGCCGTCTCGAGGCCGGTGCCGTCTTCGTCAACGGCATGAGCGTCTCCTACCCCGAACTGCCCTTCGGCGGTGTGAAGGACTCCGGCATCGGCCGTGAGCTCGCCGCGGAAGGCATCCGGGAGTTCTGCAACCTCAAGACGGTCTGGAAGCGCTGA
- a CDS encoding 4-hydroxyphenylacetate 3-hydroxylase N-terminal domain-containing protein has protein sequence MRTGDHYLESLRDGRVVWVGGDRVDDVTTHPKTRAQAQRIAKFYDLHHAPEFQDVMTFVDDDGERRSMMWFKHTDAEGLRRKRIYLETIVRELDAGSSGRTPCANNYGLVTYEEDPTPWSEQSVGTGGRDLTVGIKSFLELVKEGDLNCAFAFIDPQVDRSRQEAAKTALRVVETRDDGIVVNGVKAVSTGTPFADYIHIGVFFRPGIESEQVIYAACPANAPGVTMVSREATVRDDPENHPLASAGDELECTVIFDHVFLPWEHVFHIGSPEHASLYPQRIFDWVHYEALIRTMVRAELMAGVAMLMTEHLGTYQLPPVQARLARLVEFYQTIRAHVIASETEGFISPAGLYKPNVLLFDFGRSYYLERYSEMRNEVIDLAGRASLLFPTEEQWNNPELHDWLAPLQSGAVGDPYDRMRISRVIRDLFLTDFGDRISTFEQFNGTPMLGTRMLTMKRSELSPSGPLTQLARKVCGLGEAKAPEVTAYTEQAEYARRLDGARTEGGSLVR, from the coding sequence ATGCGAACTGGCGACCACTACTTGGAGTCTCTCAGGGATGGGCGCGTTGTCTGGGTCGGAGGTGACCGCGTCGACGACGTGACGACGCACCCGAAAACCAGAGCGCAAGCACAGCGTATCGCGAAGTTCTACGACCTGCACCACGCCCCCGAGTTCCAGGACGTCATGACGTTCGTCGACGACGACGGAGAGCGTCGCTCGATGATGTGGTTCAAGCACACGGACGCCGAGGGTCTGCGCCGCAAGCGCATCTACCTCGAGACGATCGTCCGTGAACTCGACGCCGGCTCCTCGGGGCGGACCCCGTGCGCGAACAACTACGGCCTGGTCACCTACGAGGAGGACCCGACGCCGTGGAGCGAGCAGTCCGTGGGCACCGGCGGGCGTGACCTGACCGTGGGCATCAAGAGCTTCCTGGAGCTCGTGAAGGAGGGCGACCTCAACTGCGCATTCGCCTTCATCGACCCCCAGGTCGACCGGTCCAGGCAGGAGGCGGCGAAGACCGCGCTGCGCGTCGTGGAGACCCGTGACGACGGCATCGTGGTCAACGGTGTCAAGGCCGTCAGCACCGGTACGCCGTTCGCCGACTACATCCACATCGGCGTCTTCTTCCGCCCGGGTATCGAGAGCGAACAGGTCATCTACGCCGCGTGTCCGGCCAACGCCCCGGGCGTCACGATGGTCTCCCGCGAGGCGACGGTCCGCGACGACCCCGAGAACCACCCGCTGGCGTCGGCCGGTGACGAGCTCGAGTGCACCGTCATCTTCGACCACGTCTTCCTCCCGTGGGAGCACGTCTTCCACATCGGCAGCCCCGAGCACGCCTCGCTGTACCCGCAGCGCATCTTCGACTGGGTGCACTACGAGGCGCTCATCCGGACGATGGTGCGGGCCGAGCTCATGGCCGGCGTCGCGATGCTGATGACCGAGCACCTCGGCACCTACCAGCTTCCGCCGGTCCAGGCACGCCTGGCGCGTCTCGTCGAGTTCTACCAGACGATCCGAGCCCACGTGATCGCCTCCGAGACCGAAGGGTTCATCTCGCCGGCCGGGCTCTACAAGCCGAACGTCCTGCTCTTCGACTTCGGCCGGTCGTACTACCTGGAGAGGTACTCGGAGATGCGGAACGAGGTGATCGACCTCGCCGGTCGTGCCTCGCTGCTGTTCCCCACCGAGGAGCAGTGGAACAACCCCGAGCTGCACGACTGGCTCGCGCCGCTGCAGTCGGGCGCGGTCGGCGACCCCTACGACCGCATGCGCATCTCGCGCGTCATCCGTGACCTCTTCCTCACCGACTTCGGCGACCGGATCAGCACCTTCGAGCAGTTCAACGGCACGCCGATGCTCGGCACCCGGATGCTCACCATGAAGCGGTCGGAGCTGTCGCCCTCCGGGCCGCTCACCCAGCTCGCCCGGAAGGTCTGCGGACTCGGAGAGGCCAAGGCCCCCGAGGTCACCGCCTACACCGAGCAGGCCGAGTACGCGCGGCGCCTCGACGGCGCTCGCACCGAGGGCGGTTCACTGGTCCGCTGA
- the pntB gene encoding Re/Si-specific NAD(P)(+) transhydrogenase subunit beta, whose amino-acid sequence MTVETTAAAAYIVAALLFILALAGLSRHESAKAGKTFGIGGMAVALAATIALAIHQDISGLGLALMIGAMAVGAAIGLWRARVVEMTGMPELIALLHSFVGLAAVLVGWNGYLHVEATLNGPVSAEVELLEAQQLLGIHSAEVFIGVFIGAVTFTGSIVAFLKLSARIKSAPLMLPGKNHLNLGALAAFAVLTTWFVVDPALWLLIAVTVVALLLGWHLVASIGGGDMPVVVSMLNSYSGWAAAASGFLLENDLLIITGALVGSSGAYLSAVMCKAMNRSFISVIAGGFGIEAAAADDKDYGEHREITAEGVAELLGTANSVIITPGYGMAVAQAQYGIAELTRKLRDRDVDVRFGIHPVAGRLPGHMNVLLAEAKVPYDIVLEMDEINDDFDDTAVVLVIGANDTVNPAAAEDPGSPIAGMPVLQVWNAENVIVFKRSMASGYAGVQNPLFYRENSAMLFGDAKDRVEDILRVL is encoded by the coding sequence ATGACTGTCGAGACCACCGCGGCTGCCGCGTACATCGTCGCCGCCCTGCTGTTCATCCTGGCGCTGGCCGGGCTGTCCCGGCACGAGAGCGCCAAGGCCGGCAAGACCTTCGGTATCGGCGGCATGGCGGTGGCCTTGGCCGCGACCATCGCGCTGGCAATCCACCAGGACATCTCCGGACTCGGTCTGGCGCTGATGATCGGTGCCATGGCGGTCGGTGCCGCGATCGGGCTGTGGCGGGCACGCGTCGTCGAGATGACCGGCATGCCCGAGCTGATCGCGCTGCTGCACTCCTTCGTGGGTCTGGCCGCGGTCCTGGTGGGCTGGAACGGCTACCTGCACGTGGAAGCGACGCTGAACGGCCCGGTCAGCGCCGAGGTCGAACTCCTCGAAGCCCAGCAACTGCTCGGGATCCATTCCGCCGAGGTGTTCATCGGCGTCTTCATCGGCGCCGTCACCTTCACCGGCTCGATCGTGGCGTTCCTCAAGCTCTCGGCGCGGATCAAGTCCGCCCCGCTGATGCTGCCCGGCAAGAACCACCTCAACCTCGGTGCCCTGGCCGCGTTCGCGGTGCTGACCACATGGTTCGTCGTCGACCCCGCGCTGTGGCTGCTGATCGCCGTCACGGTCGTCGCGCTGCTCCTTGGGTGGCACCTGGTCGCCTCGATCGGCGGCGGCGACATGCCGGTCGTCGTCTCCATGCTGAACTCGTACTCCGGCTGGGCGGCCGCCGCGTCGGGATTCCTGCTGGAGAACGACCTGCTGATCATCACCGGCGCCCTGGTCGGCTCCTCGGGCGCCTACCTGTCCGCCGTCATGTGCAAGGCGATGAACCGTTCCTTCATCTCCGTGATCGCCGGCGGATTCGGCATCGAGGCCGCCGCGGCCGACGACAAGGACTACGGCGAGCACCGCGAGATCACCGCCGAGGGGGTGGCCGAGCTCCTCGGGACGGCCAACTCGGTGATCATCACTCCCGGCTACGGCATGGCCGTCGCCCAGGCCCAGTACGGCATCGCCGAGCTGACCCGCAAGCTCCGGGACCGTGACGTCGACGTGCGCTTCGGCATCCACCCCGTGGCGGGCCGGCTGCCGGGCCACATGAACGTCCTGCTCGCCGAGGCCAAGGTCCCCTACGACATCGTGCTGGAGATGGACGAGATCAACGACGACTTCGACGACACCGCCGTCGTCCTCGTGATCGGCGCCAACGACACCGTCAACCCCGCCGCAGCCGAGGACCCCGGCTCACCCATCGCCGGCATGCCCGTCCTCCAGGTCTGGAACGCCGAGAACGTCATCGTCTTCAAACGCTCCATGGCCTCCGGATACGCCGGCGTCCAGAACCCTCTCTTCTACCGCGAGAACTCCGCCATGCTCTTCGGCGACGCCAAGGACCGCGTCGAAGACATCCTCCGGGTCCTCTGA
- a CDS encoding MFS transporter, with the protein MTEAPPSAVPTKSASPEPTRPGWYRAIPREHRPAFWAGSAGWGLDAFDFMTLPLALGSIAAAFALTATESGLIVTVTVLASAVGGALAGMLADRVGRVRVLMITIATFAVFTALSGLAQNYGQMLLFKGLQGLGFGGEFAAGAVLIAEIAPARHRGRIMGFVASSYAVGWALAVLAYSVIFSHAGPDAWRYLFVLGILPAFALIFIRRNVKDSDASKENRRRAKEDTAASAWSGLVALFRSDLRRTTLLTLLVGIGAQGGYFAIFTWLPSYLRTERGLTVVGTSGYLSVIIVGCFLGYAGAGYLHDWIGRRKTYVLCAVSGVVCVVAYTWIPEGANGLLLVLGVPLGMAACGLLAGSGLFFSELFPSRVRGAGVGVAHNFGRGVAAFFPYLVGVLSAVFGLKAAMGIGALGYVLVIVGVLALPETRGRQIA; encoded by the coding sequence GTGACCGAAGCACCGCCGTCCGCCGTGCCGACGAAGAGCGCGTCCCCGGAACCGACCCGTCCCGGTTGGTACCGCGCCATCCCGCGTGAGCACCGGCCCGCGTTCTGGGCCGGATCCGCCGGATGGGGCCTGGACGCCTTCGACTTCATGACCCTGCCGTTGGCCCTCGGGTCCATCGCCGCGGCGTTCGCGCTCACCGCGACCGAGTCGGGCCTGATCGTGACGGTGACCGTGCTGGCCTCGGCGGTGGGCGGAGCCCTGGCGGGCATGCTGGCCGACCGGGTGGGGCGCGTGCGGGTCCTGATGATCACCATCGCGACCTTCGCCGTCTTCACCGCCCTGTCCGGACTGGCCCAGAACTACGGTCAGATGCTGCTGTTCAAAGGGCTCCAGGGCCTCGGCTTCGGTGGTGAGTTCGCGGCCGGCGCGGTCCTGATCGCCGAGATCGCCCCCGCCCGGCACCGCGGCCGGATCATGGGATTCGTCGCCAGTTCCTACGCGGTCGGCTGGGCCCTGGCCGTCCTCGCCTACTCCGTCATCTTCAGCCATGCCGGCCCGGACGCCTGGCGCTACCTGTTCGTCCTCGGCATCCTCCCGGCCTTCGCGCTGATCTTCATCCGGCGCAACGTCAAGGACTCCGACGCCTCGAAGGAGAACCGGCGACGTGCCAAGGAGGACACCGCCGCTTCCGCGTGGAGCGGACTGGTCGCGCTGTTCCGCAGCGACCTGCGGCGCACTACGCTTCTGACCCTGCTGGTCGGGATCGGGGCACAGGGCGGCTACTTCGCCATCTTCACCTGGCTGCCGTCCTACCTGCGCACCGAACGCGGCCTCACGGTCGTCGGCACGAGCGGCTACCTCTCGGTGATCATCGTCGGCTGCTTCCTCGGCTACGCCGGCGCCGGGTACCTGCACGACTGGATCGGCCGCCGCAAGACGTACGTCCTGTGCGCGGTCAGCGGTGTGGTGTGCGTGGTCGCGTACACCTGGATACCGGAGGGGGCCAACGGCCTGCTGCTGGTGCTGGGCGTGCCGTTGGGGATGGCGGCGTGCGGTCTGCTGGCCGGTTCGGGGCTGTTCTTCAGTGAGTTGTTCCCCAGCCGTGTGCGCGGCGCCGGTGTCGGCGTCGCCCACAACTTCGGCCGCGGCGTCGCCGCGTTCTTCCCCTACCTCGTCGGTGTGCTCTCCGCGGTCTTCGGACTGAAGGCGGCCATGGGAATCGGCGCCCTGGGGTACGTCCTGGTGATCGTCGGCGTGCTGGCTCTCCCCGAGACCCGGGGCCGGCAGATCGCGTAG
- a CDS encoding SDR family NAD(P)-dependent oxidoreductase yields MAGWNLEGRTAFVTGGSRGLGFAIAQALLDRGAKVAIAARDEAAVKAAAGRLTAGTRAENVLPVVADVTDADSVNSVLAEVHAWQGALDIVVNNAGPQLTPSPLETIDEKNIASAFDTKLIGYVRVAQAALPLLSRTGSGSIVNVVGATAHMLIPNAGATGIVNAGVVALTSYLASEGAANNIRVNAISPGMTKTEGWLTKTEAMGQQQGKSPEEVRAGMAQGLGIRLNRWADPAEIGAVAAFLASDDASYVTGQVLRVDGGMTKPVA; encoded by the coding sequence ATGGCTGGTTGGAACTTGGAGGGCCGCACGGCTTTCGTGACCGGTGGCAGTCGGGGCCTGGGCTTCGCCATCGCCCAGGCGCTGCTGGACCGTGGCGCCAAGGTGGCGATCGCGGCCCGGGACGAGGCCGCCGTGAAGGCCGCGGCCGGTCGTCTGACCGCCGGGACCCGAGCGGAGAACGTGCTCCCCGTCGTCGCGGACGTCACGGACGCGGACTCCGTCAACAGCGTGCTGGCCGAGGTGCACGCGTGGCAGGGCGCCCTCGACATCGTCGTGAACAACGCGGGGCCGCAGCTCACGCCCTCGCCGCTGGAGACGATCGACGAGAAGAACATCGCGTCGGCCTTCGACACCAAGCTGATCGGGTACGTTCGCGTCGCTCAGGCGGCTCTGCCGCTGCTGAGCCGCACCGGCAGCGGCAGCATCGTCAACGTCGTCGGCGCGACGGCGCACATGCTGATCCCCAACGCCGGTGCCACCGGCATCGTGAACGCCGGCGTGGTCGCGCTCACCAGCTACCTGGCGTCCGAGGGCGCTGCCAACAACATCCGGGTCAACGCGATCTCGCCCGGAATGACGAAGACCGAGGGCTGGCTCACCAAGACCGAGGCCATGGGCCAGCAGCAGGGCAAGAGCCCCGAAGAGGTCCGGGCCGGCATGGCCCAGGGGCTCGGCATCCGCCTCAACCGCTGGGCCGACCCGGCCGAGATCGGCGCCGTGGCCGCGTTCCTGGCGTCCGACGACGCCTCCTACGTGACCGGTCAGGTCCTGCGCGTCGACGGCGGGATGACCAAGCCCGTCGCCTGA